Proteins from one uncultured Desulfuromonas sp. genomic window:
- a CDS encoding cobyric acid synthase has translation MANHLPRHQHGGNLSQLRQRSSTDTLVDFSANLNPLGPPEWLRPLISAHISDLVHYPDPHCSALTQAVAERFTTALDQVLIGNGASELLHLLIRGLAKTRLVVPVPSYADYDEVARLHGMNVEPLALSENNDFALELEALEACLDKDRAADTLVIFGQPNNPTGSQLAEEELRALIQRHPLTTFLIDESFLDLSDAPASLGHERPDNAIILQSLTKTYAIAGLRLGIALGNAELMARCRRLQPLWSVNTLAQEVGQAALADDDYRQRSRAFVREQRQALAEMVAQLPGVSVFPGNANFLLCRLDHPQLDAVQLTEQALHQGIALRACDNFAGLDARYFRVAVRPAAEQQRLEQVLTGLLAPRRATPQRRKTPAIMFQGTGSNAGKSVLTAALCRILYQDGFDVAPFKAQNMSLNSFVTCDGGEMGRAQVMQAQACRLDPDVRMNPVLLKPNSDTGSQIIVLGKAVGSLHFRAYAEQKRDIFEQVKRSYDSLAAEHQVMVLEGAGSPAEINLKSGDIVNMNMARYADAPVLLVGDIDRGGVFASFVGTMELLNEAERHQVAGFVINRFRGDATLLGSALDATLRHSGKPVLGVVPYLDRLGLPEEDSVSFKQGTLHTSTDAITEDGLDIAIIDLPHISNFTDIDALTIEPDVRVRVVRHADQLGRPDAVILPGSKNVAADLIHLRHSGLADRLLQRADDERCEIVGICGGFQMLGTTLRDPHAIEGSKEPLAGLGLLPLDTCLEPDKTTLQTRCQHLPSGHDLIGYEIHHGHTTADGLQPLAYNAAGELIGGAMRNGRVWGTYLHGLFDADPFRRWFIDRLRQRRGWPCDGRIRACYDLEPAFDRLADTVRAALDMDALYRRIGL, from the coding sequence ATGGCCAATCACCTCCCCCGCCACCAACACGGTGGCAACCTCAGCCAATTGCGGCAACGCAGCAGCACGGACACGCTGGTGGATTTTTCCGCCAACCTCAACCCGCTGGGGCCGCCGGAGTGGCTGCGCCCGCTGATCAGCGCCCACATCAGCGACCTGGTTCACTACCCCGATCCGCACTGTAGCGCGCTGACCCAGGCTGTGGCCGAGCGCTTTACCACGGCCCTGGACCAAGTTCTGATCGGCAACGGTGCCAGCGAACTGCTCCATCTGCTGATCCGCGGTCTGGCCAAAACGCGGTTGGTGGTGCCGGTGCCCAGCTATGCCGATTATGACGAAGTAGCACGCCTCCACGGCATGAATGTAGAGCCCCTTGCCTTGTCTGAAAACAACGACTTTGCACTGGAGCTGGAGGCTTTAGAAGCGTGTTTGGACAAAGACCGCGCCGCCGACACGCTGGTGATCTTCGGCCAGCCCAATAACCCCACCGGAAGCCAATTGGCCGAGGAAGAGCTGCGCGCCCTGATCCAGCGACATCCGCTAACGACGTTTCTCATCGACGAATCGTTCCTCGATCTCAGCGATGCGCCCGCCAGTCTCGGCCATGAGCGACCGGACAACGCCATCATCCTGCAGTCGCTGACCAAGACCTACGCCATCGCCGGATTGCGTCTCGGCATCGCCCTCGGCAATGCCGAGCTCATGGCGCGTTGTCGCCGTCTTCAACCGTTATGGAGTGTCAACACCCTGGCACAGGAGGTGGGCCAAGCCGCCTTGGCCGACGACGACTACCGCCAACGCAGTCGCGCCTTTGTCCGCGAGCAACGCCAAGCGTTGGCCGAGATGGTGGCACAACTGCCGGGCGTCAGCGTGTTCCCCGGTAACGCCAACTTTCTGCTCTGCCGCCTCGATCATCCGCAACTCGATGCCGTGCAACTGACGGAGCAAGCCCTGCACCAAGGGATCGCCCTACGCGCCTGCGACAATTTTGCCGGGCTCGACGCCCGCTACTTCCGCGTGGCCGTGCGCCCAGCCGCAGAGCAGCAACGGCTCGAACAGGTGCTCACCGGCCTGCTCGCCCCGCGCCGGGCCACGCCGCAACGGCGCAAGACTCCGGCCATCATGTTTCAGGGCACCGGTTCCAATGCCGGCAAGAGTGTCCTCACGGCTGCCCTGTGCCGCATCCTCTATCAGGACGGCTTTGATGTGGCACCGTTCAAAGCACAGAACATGTCGCTCAATTCCTTCGTCACTTGCGACGGCGGCGAGATGGGCCGCGCCCAGGTGATGCAGGCCCAGGCCTGTCGCCTCGACCCGGACGTGCGCATGAACCCGGTGCTGCTCAAGCCCAACAGCGACACCGGCTCGCAGATCATCGTCCTCGGCAAGGCAGTCGGCTCACTGCATTTCCGCGCCTATGCCGAACAAAAGCGCGACATTTTCGAACAGGTCAAACGCAGCTACGACAGCCTGGCCGCCGAGCATCAGGTGATGGTACTCGAAGGCGCGGGCAGCCCGGCCGAAATCAACCTCAAATCCGGTGACATCGTCAACATGAACATGGCCCGTTACGCCGACGCCCCAGTCCTGCTGGTGGGCGATATCGACCGCGGCGGCGTGTTTGCCTCGTTCGTCGGCACCATGGAACTGCTCAACGAAGCGGAGCGCCATCAGGTGGCCGGATTCGTCATCAACCGTTTTCGCGGTGATGCCACCCTGCTCGGCAGCGCCCTCGACGCCACCCTGCGCCATAGCGGCAAACCGGTGCTCGGTGTGGTCCCCTATCTCGATCGCCTCGGTCTGCCCGAAGAGGATTCGGTGTCGTTCAAGCAGGGCACGCTCCATACCTCAACGGATGCGATAACGGAAGACGGCCTCGACATCGCGATCATCGACCTGCCACATATCTCCAACTTTACCGACATCGATGCCCTGACCATTGAGCCGGATGTGCGGGTGCGCGTGGTGCGCCACGCCGACCAGTTGGGCCGCCCGGACGCGGTGATCCTGCCCGGCAGCAAGAATGTCGCTGCCGATCTGATCCATCTGCGCCATAGCGGCCTGGCGGATAGGCTTTTGCAACGGGCCGATGACGAGCGCTGCGAGATCGTCGGCATCTGCGGCGGCTTCCAGATGCTCGGCACCACCCTGCGCGATCCCCATGCCATCGAAGGCAGCAAAGAGCCTCTGGCGGGCCTCGGTCTGCTGCCCCTCGATACCTGCTTGGAGCCGGACAAGACCACGCTGCAAACCCGCTGCCAGCATCTCCCTTCAGGCCATGACCTGATCGGTTACGAGATCCACCACGGTCACACGACCGCTGACGGTCTGCAACCGCTGGCCTACAACGCCGCCGGGGAGCTGATCGGTGGGGCCATGCGCAACGGCCGGGTATGGGGCACTTATTTGCACGGTCTGTTCGATGCCGATCCGTTCCGCCGCTGGTTCATCGACCGCCTGCGCCAGCGACGCGGCTGGCCGTGCGATGGACGCATCCGTGCCTGTTACGATCTGGAACCGGCCTTTGACCGCCTCGCTGACACGGTGCGCGCCGCCCTCGACATGGACGCCCTGTATCGGAGGATCGGCCTGTGA
- the cobU gene encoding bifunctional adenosylcobinamide kinase/adenosylcobinamide-phosphate guanylyltransferase produces MAANHLLYISGGARSGKSRYAEQRALALAGPRSYIATCPIIDDEMATRIDRHRQRRDGQGWHTIEEPQDLTAALQTTRDSRVVLVDCITLWINNLLYAAETELNTVDEDAIQALTLQMIDAARQGKRTVIFVSNELGMGIVPAETLSRHYRDLVGRCNQTLAAHADEAVFMVSGLPLTLK; encoded by the coding sequence ATGGCAGCTAATCACCTTCTCTACATCAGCGGCGGTGCGCGCAGCGGCAAGAGCCGTTACGCCGAACAACGCGCCCTGGCCCTGGCCGGTCCACGCAGCTACATTGCCACCTGTCCGATCATCGATGACGAAATGGCCACGCGCATCGACCGCCATCGCCAGCGTCGTGATGGGCAAGGTTGGCACACCATTGAAGAACCGCAGGATCTCACTGCGGCCCTGCAAACCACACGTGACAGCCGCGTCGTGCTGGTCGACTGCATCACCCTGTGGATCAACAACTTGCTTTATGCCGCTGAAACGGAGCTGAACACCGTTGATGAAGACGCTATTCAGGCCCTCACCCTCCAAATGATTGATGCTGCTCGCCAAGGAAAGCGCACGGTGATTTTCGTTTCCAACGAACTCGGCATGGGCATTGTCCCGGCGGAAACCCTGTCGCGTCACTACCGCGACCTTGTCGGTCGCTGCAATCAAACTCTGGCTGCGCATGCCGATGAAGCCGTTTTTATGGTTTCCGGCCTGCCGCTGACACTAAAATAG
- the thiC gene encoding phosphomethylpyrimidine synthase ThiC, producing the protein MKTQVEQALDSIITEQMATVAHDEDLSPEYIRTMVAEGKIVIPNNSNSTPKPVGIGKGLRTKVNASIGTSSDIVNYQAEVRKARIAEQAGADTLMELSVGGNLDRVRREVLAAVNLPVGNVPLYQAFCDATRKYGSADKLDPEELFDLIEQQCEDGLAFMAIHCGINRYTIERLRKQHYRYGGLVSKGGTSMVSWMEHNNRENPLYEQFDRVVGILKKYDVCLSLGNGLRAGAIHDSHDRAQMQELIINCELAQLGREMGCQMLVEGPGHMPLDEVEANILIQKRMSNEAPYYMLGPIPTDVVPGFDHISSAIGAAQSARYGADLICYITPAEHLALPNEDDVRSGVEAARVATYIGDMNKYPDKGRQRDKAMSKARRDLQWDKQFELALMPEQARQVRDSRLPEEEHSCTMCGNFCAANGSKALFAGDLQGDKC; encoded by the coding sequence ATGAAAACACAGGTTGAACAAGCCCTTGACAGCATTATTACCGAGCAGATGGCCACCGTTGCCCACGATGAAGACCTGAGCCCCGAATACATCCGCACCATGGTCGCCGAGGGCAAGATCGTCATCCCCAACAACAGCAACAGCACACCCAAACCGGTCGGCATCGGCAAAGGGCTGCGTACCAAGGTCAACGCGTCCATCGGCACCTCCTCCGACATCGTCAACTACCAGGCCGAGGTGCGCAAGGCGCGCATCGCCGAACAAGCCGGGGCCGATACCCTGATGGAACTGTCCGTCGGTGGCAACCTTGACCGAGTGCGTCGTGAAGTGCTGGCCGCCGTCAATCTGCCGGTGGGTAACGTGCCGTTGTATCAGGCGTTCTGCGATGCCACGCGCAAATACGGCAGCGCCGACAAACTTGACCCGGAGGAACTGTTCGACCTGATCGAGCAGCAGTGTGAAGACGGCCTGGCGTTCATGGCCATCCACTGCGGCATCAACCGCTACACCATTGAGCGGCTGCGCAAACAGCATTACCGCTACGGCGGTCTGGTCTCCAAGGGCGGCACCAGCATGGTGTCATGGATGGAACACAACAACCGGGAAAACCCTCTCTATGAGCAGTTTGACCGGGTGGTCGGCATCCTCAAGAAATACGACGTCTGCCTGTCCCTCGGCAACGGCCTGCGCGCCGGCGCCATCCACGACAGCCACGACCGTGCCCAGATGCAGGAGCTGATCATCAACTGCGAACTGGCCCAGCTCGGCCGCGAGATGGGCTGCCAGATGCTGGTGGAAGGCCCTGGCCACATGCCCCTCGACGAAGTGGAAGCCAATATCCTCATCCAGAAGCGGATGAGCAACGAAGCCCCTTACTACATGCTCGGCCCCATCCCCACCGACGTGGTGCCCGGTTTCGACCATATCAGCTCCGCCATCGGCGCGGCTCAATCCGCCCGCTACGGCGCCGACCTGATCTGCTACATCACCCCGGCCGAGCATCTGGCTTTGCCCAACGAGGACGACGTGCGCAGCGGTGTCGAAGCAGCTCGCGTCGCCACCTATATCGGCGACATGAACAAATATCCGGACAAAGGGCGGCAGCGTGACAAGGCGATGAGCAAGGCGCGTCGTGACCTGCAGTGGGACAAACAGTTCGAGCTGGCCCTGATGCCGGAGCAAGCCAGACAGGTGCGTGATTCTCGTCTTCCCGAAGAGGAGCACAGCTGCACCATGTGCGGAAATTTCTGTGCTGCCAACGGCAGCAAAGCCTTGTTCGCTGGGGATTTGCAAGGGGACAAATGTTAA
- the cobT gene encoding nicotinate-nucleotide--dimethylbenzimidazole phosphoribosyltransferase: MTPNTLLTQTLTAITPADSTMRQQARARLDQLAIPHGALGQLMDVAEDLAAITRTMTPSVKRKAIAVMAGDHGIVAAGVSKFPQAVTVEMVRNFLNGNASINALARQVDASLTVVDAGVAGDLTELYQHNALWNRKVAPGTADFSQGPAMSRAQAVQCLEVGIEVANHLADTTDLYATGDMGIGNTSPSSAIIACLCGCDIATATGRGTGLDDEALNNKIAVLDNALAINQPNADDGLDVLTKVGGFEIGAIAGLILGAAALRKPVVIDGIISTAGALIAASLSPACRDYMIAGHCSVEPGHRIALNHLDKAPLLDLRLRLGEGTGAALAMNLVDAAVAVLTEIATFEEAAISQADTTVITPHCQESTTP, from the coding sequence ATGACCCCGAACACGTTACTGACCCAAACGCTCACGGCCATCACCCCGGCCGACAGCACCATGCGTCAACAGGCCCGCGCCCGCCTCGACCAGCTGGCCATCCCCCACGGGGCCCTCGGCCAGTTGATGGACGTGGCTGAAGACCTCGCCGCCATCACCCGCACCATGACGCCATCCGTAAAACGCAAAGCCATTGCCGTCATGGCCGGTGACCACGGCATTGTCGCCGCTGGAGTCAGCAAATTTCCCCAGGCCGTCACCGTCGAGATGGTGCGCAACTTTCTCAACGGCAATGCCAGCATCAATGCCCTGGCTCGCCAGGTAGACGCCAGCCTCACCGTCGTCGACGCCGGAGTTGCCGGGGATTTGACCGAGCTGTACCAACACAACGCGCTGTGGAACCGCAAAGTCGCCCCAGGCACCGCAGATTTTTCCCAAGGACCCGCCATGAGCCGCGCCCAGGCTGTCCAGTGTCTTGAAGTCGGCATCGAAGTGGCCAACCATCTCGCGGACACCACCGACCTCTACGCCACCGGCGATATGGGCATCGGCAACACCAGCCCGTCCAGCGCCATCATCGCCTGCCTGTGCGGCTGTGACATCGCCACTGCCACCGGTCGCGGCACCGGTCTCGACGATGAAGCACTCAACAATAAAATTGCTGTGCTCGACAACGCTTTGGCCATCAACCAACCCAATGCCGACGATGGTCTCGATGTGTTGACTAAAGTCGGCGGCTTTGAGATCGGTGCCATTGCCGGGCTGATCCTCGGTGCCGCCGCCCTGCGCAAGCCGGTGGTGATCGACGGCATTATCTCCACCGCCGGAGCCCTGATCGCCGCCAGTTTATCCCCGGCCTGCCGCGACTACATGATCGCCGGACATTGTAGCGTCGAACCGGGCCATCGCATTGCCCTTAATCATCTCGACAAAGCTCCGCTTCTCGATCTGCGTCTGCGCCTCGGCGAAGGCACCGGCGCGGCACTGGCCATGAATCTGGTCGACGCCGCCGTGGCCGTACTGACCGAAATTGCCACCTTTGAAGAGGCGGCAATCTCTCAAGCCGACACAACGGTAATCACTCCACACTGTCAGGAAAGCACGACACCATGA
- the cbiB gene encoding adenosylcobinamide-phosphate synthase CbiB translates to MPLWIHLLAALALDAVCGDPRWLPHPVQAIGRAALAVEAPLRRRLDDGFRAGLVAVMVMVGGTALLSAAVVYGAAAIHPRLGDLISILVLYTTLATRSLSDHARAVQLPLQQGDLTTARAQLARLVGRDTEQLNEAEISRATVESVAENTVDGVTAPLLFAVVGGPVAAMTYKAINTLDSTFGYKTERYLHFGRAAARLDDAANFIPARLTALLTIPAAVLAGRDGHNAWRILLRDRHNHPSPNGGQIEAAVAGALHVRLGGENRYFGQPSFRPYLGDADQTLTAQHIGAGLRLMFWTTALIAVVSLISRSAFIAFFNGSFTP, encoded by the coding sequence ATGCCACTGTGGATTCATTTGCTAGCCGCCCTGGCCCTCGACGCTGTGTGTGGTGATCCCCGCTGGTTGCCCCATCCGGTGCAGGCCATCGGTCGCGCTGCCCTGGCCGTGGAAGCTCCGCTGCGCCGCCGGCTGGATGACGGCTTTCGCGCCGGGCTGGTCGCGGTCATGGTGATGGTCGGCGGCACCGCCCTGCTTAGCGCTGCTGTGGTGTATGGCGCGGCAGCCATCCACCCGCGCCTTGGCGACCTGATTTCCATCCTCGTCCTCTACACCACCCTGGCGACACGCAGCCTCAGCGATCATGCCCGCGCCGTGCAGCTCCCATTGCAACAGGGCGATCTGACCACGGCCCGCGCCCAACTGGCGCGCCTGGTGGGACGCGATACCGAACAGTTGAACGAGGCGGAAATCAGCCGTGCCACCGTCGAAAGTGTGGCGGAAAACACCGTGGACGGCGTCACCGCACCGCTGCTGTTCGCCGTGGTCGGCGGACCGGTAGCAGCCATGACCTACAAGGCCATCAACACCCTCGATTCCACCTTCGGCTACAAAACCGAGCGCTACCTCCATTTTGGTCGTGCTGCCGCGCGCCTCGATGATGCCGCCAATTTCATCCCGGCCCGGCTCACCGCTTTGCTGACCATTCCGGCGGCAGTGCTGGCCGGACGTGATGGCCACAACGCCTGGCGCATCCTGCTCCGTGACCGCCACAACCACCCCAGCCCCAACGGCGGTCAGATCGAGGCGGCCGTAGCCGGAGCGCTGCATGTGCGCCTCGGCGGCGAAAACCGTTATTTTGGCCAACCGTCATTTCGCCCTTATCTGGGCGACGCCGACCAAACCTTGACCGCGCAGCATATCGGTGCCGGGCTGCGTCTGATGTTCTGGACCACCGCTCTGATTGCCGTGGTCAGTTTAATCAGCCGCAGTGCTTTTATCGCCTTTTTTAACGGGAGTTTTACCCCATGA
- a CDS encoding precorrin-8X methylmutase has protein sequence MTSTQNPTPPTRPLIYDLYDQPVSGAEIERRSFAAIDAEADRSGFTNAQWQVVRRLIHTTADFSLAEHIRFSDDAFSSCAAALLRGATIYADSNMIRSGLSVARLQQIHPGYQRDSILCHVADADVAEQAKESGLPRSLFAVRKAANQLDGSIILIGNAPVALLEINRLILEQGLRPALVIGMPVGFVHVLESKEELQTTGVPYIVIEGRRGGSPLAVACLHALCGLVGID, from the coding sequence ATGACATCAACTCAAAACCCGACACCACCCACGCGACCGCTGATCTACGACCTCTATGACCAGCCGGTCAGCGGCGCGGAGATCGAACGCCGCTCGTTTGCCGCCATTGACGCCGAAGCGGATCGTAGCGGTTTTACGAACGCGCAGTGGCAGGTGGTACGCCGCCTGATTCACACCACCGCCGATTTCAGTCTCGCCGAGCACATCCGCTTCAGTGATGATGCGTTCAGCTCCTGCGCCGCGGCCCTGCTACGCGGGGCGACCATTTACGCCGACAGCAACATGATCCGCTCCGGCCTGTCCGTGGCGCGGCTGCAACAGATCCATCCCGGCTATCAGCGCGACAGCATCCTCTGTCACGTTGCCGACGCCGATGTCGCCGAGCAGGCCAAAGAGAGTGGCCTTCCACGCTCGCTGTTCGCCGTACGCAAAGCCGCTAACCAACTCGACGGCAGCATCATCCTCATCGGCAACGCGCCGGTGGCGCTGCTGGAGATCAACCGGCTGATCCTCGAACAGGGTCTGCGCCCGGCGCTGGTGATCGGTATGCCCGTGGGATTTGTGCATGTGTTGGAGAGCAAGGAGGAGTTGCAGACCACTGGCGTGCCCTACATTGTCATTGAGGGGCGGCGTGGTGGGAGTCCGTTGGCGGTGGCTTGTTTGCATGCGTTGTGTGGGTTAGTGGGGATTGATTAG
- the cobC gene encoding alpha-ribazole phosphatase — protein MKQLTLIRHAAIAAELDGHYIGRSDVPLSDHGVLQAKRLVHQLNRPGAPAIDALWCSPSQRARQTADPLIRQRGCPVTIDARLQEVDFGEWEGLNFDQIRHKDPQRVNQWAAFADDFCFPAGESLEQFRQRVDEIVDAIHAEPSSHLVIISHGGVLRSLICRLLCWPLQDYLKFTLERGSYATLHIDGPHAVLTGLNNHGS, from the coding sequence ATGAAACAGCTCACCCTCATCCGCCATGCAGCCATCGCTGCCGAACTGGATGGGCACTATATCGGTCGCAGTGATGTTCCCCTGAGTGATCACGGTGTATTGCAGGCCAAACGCCTGGTGCATCAGCTGAATCGTCCCGGCGCACCCGCCATTGACGCCCTGTGGTGCAGCCCGTCCCAACGCGCCCGCCAAACTGCTGATCCTCTGATCCGCCAACGGGGCTGTCCGGTGACCATTGATGCTCGACTGCAGGAGGTCGATTTCGGTGAATGGGAAGGGCTGAACTTCGACCAGATTCGCCACAAGGACCCGCAACGCGTCAATCAATGGGCCGCGTTTGCCGATGACTTCTGCTTTCCCGCCGGTGAATCGCTGGAGCAATTTCGTCAGCGGGTCGATGAGATTGTTGACGCCATTCACGCCGAACCATCTTCCCACCTGGTCATCATCAGTCATGGTGGCGTCCTGCGCAGCTTGATCTGCCGCCTGCTGTGCTGGCCGTTGCAGGATTATTTAAAGTTCACCCTTGAACGGGGCAGCTACGCAACACTGCACATTGACGGCCCTCATGCCGTCCTCACCGGATTAAATAACCATGGCAGCTAA
- the cobS gene encoding adenosylcobinamide-GDP ribazoletransferase codes for MEPCALAECNRSLRSALLNGRAWAINNRKFMCWDKANSPTGNHNMMQSFFSALSFLTIVRVPHSWCGDKTALSRSLDWYAVVGLLIGAVMALLDHLLCATMPGTLLPSALLVVALIAVSGGLHIDGVADSADAFMSSRDRDTMLTIMKDSRVGAMGALTLTGLLLIKFAALASLPSETRWPVILLTPLAGRVALVLPLVSLPYARPGGLATLSHQQAEPRHAWLAASLLLVTALMVLQGRGLIIASLVLLATLLFGRYCRGKIGGFTGDTLGATCELAELVTLIAAVLVLPHGGLS; via the coding sequence TTGGAACCATGTGCGCTGGCAGAGTGCAACCGTTCTCTTCGTTCGGCGCTGCTGAATGGGAGAGCTTGGGCGATAAATAACAGAAAGTTTATGTGCTGGGACAAAGCAAACAGTCCCACAGGAAACCACAACATGATGCAATCATTTTTTTCCGCCCTCAGCTTCCTCACCATCGTGCGTGTCCCGCACAGCTGGTGTGGCGACAAAACCGCGCTGTCGCGCAGCCTCGACTGGTATGCCGTGGTCGGCCTGCTCATCGGTGCGGTCATGGCGCTTCTCGATCACCTGTTGTGCGCCACGATGCCGGGGACCCTGCTGCCCAGCGCACTGCTGGTAGTGGCATTGATCGCCGTGAGCGGCGGACTACATATCGACGGCGTGGCCGACAGTGCCGACGCCTTTATGAGCTCACGCGACCGCGACACCATGCTCACCATCATGAAAGACAGCCGCGTCGGCGCCATGGGCGCTCTAACGCTGACCGGATTGCTGCTGATTAAATTTGCCGCCCTCGCCTCGCTGCCCAGCGAAACCCGCTGGCCGGTGATTCTGCTCACGCCTCTGGCCGGACGCGTCGCCCTGGTATTGCCGCTGGTCAGTCTGCCCTACGCCCGCCCCGGCGGACTGGCCACCCTGTCCCACCAGCAAGCCGAGCCACGTCACGCCTGGCTGGCCGCTTCGCTGCTGCTGGTAACCGCCCTGATGGTGCTGCAGGGACGCGGTTTGATCATCGCCTCCCTGGTTCTGCTGGCCACGCTGCTGTTCGGCCGTTACTGCCGCGGCAAGATCGGCGGTTTCACCGGCGACACCCTTGGCGCGACCTGCGAGTTGGCCGAACTGGTCACGCTGATTGCGGCGGTGCTGGTACTGCCCCATGGAGGGCTGTCGTAA
- a CDS encoding sirohydrochlorin cobaltochelatase encodes MSTTFANTPSSSTERPAIVLVAFGTSVDEARKVFDFIDTQAHQRYPDDDIQWAFTSQIIINKLKQRGIITHTVAEVVADLRARGVNKIAFQSLHVVPGQEHNSILKANTDGLQVAFGDALMTSDADIEATIAALAPEINADQDTVVVAHGNDHHPEFNVQLEKFAAAIEARYPKLTVASVEGTPGISSLETVKARQPAQVHFVPLMIVAGDHIMNDVLGDEEDSWKNIIQAPQTSCSKSLGWNPAILAIYFDHLDRALAELTGATH; translated from the coding sequence ATGTCCACCACATTCGCCAACACACCATCCAGCTCCACTGAACGCCCAGCCATCGTCCTAGTCGCCTTCGGCACCTCCGTCGACGAAGCCCGCAAAGTCTTCGACTTCATCGACACCCAGGCCCACCAGCGCTACCCCGACGACGACATCCAGTGGGCATTCACCTCACAGATCATCATCAACAAACTCAAACAACGTGGCATCATCACCCACACAGTCGCCGAAGTGGTCGCCGATCTGCGCGCACGCGGTGTCAACAAAATCGCCTTCCAGAGCCTGCACGTGGTGCCCGGCCAAGAGCACAACTCCATCCTCAAAGCCAACACCGACGGCCTGCAAGTGGCGTTCGGCGATGCCCTGATGACCAGCGATGCCGACATTGAAGCAACCATCGCCGCCCTGGCTCCAGAGATCAACGCCGACCAAGACACCGTCGTGGTCGCCCACGGTAACGACCACCATCCTGAATTCAACGTGCAACTGGAAAAATTCGCCGCCGCCATTGAAGCGCGCTATCCCAAGCTGACCGTGGCCAGTGTCGAGGGAACGCCTGGAATTTCCAGCCTGGAAACTGTCAAAGCCCGCCAGCCTGCGCAGGTGCACTTTGTGCCGCTGATGATCGTTGCCGGCGATCACATTATGAACGACGTGCTCGGCGACGAAGAGGACAGCTGGAAAAACATCATTCAGGCGCCGCAGACCAGCTGCAGCAAATCTCTGGGCTGGAATCCGGCCATCCTAGCGATCTACTTTGATCACCTCGACCGCGCCCTGGCCGAATTGACCGGAGCAACACATTAA